One genomic window of Pungitius pungitius chromosome 11, fPunPun2.1, whole genome shotgun sequence includes the following:
- the ubr5 gene encoding E3 ubiquitin-protein ligase UBR5 isoform X14 — MTSIHFVVHPLPGTEDQLNDRLREVSEKLNKYSYNSHPHLSLLEQATLKQCVVGPNHAGFLLEDGRVCRISFAVQPDRLELSKPDGGDVSKLSSGSGTGRSSRPGRTSDPPWFLSGSDTLGRLAGNTLGSRWSSGVNGGSGGGGSGGGAGGGGAGGGSSSGGGGSGGTGGGGGGGGTSGRSSTAARDSRRQTRVIRTGRDRGSGLLGSQPQPVIPASVIPEELITQAQVVLQGKSRSVIIRELQRTNLDVNLAVNNLLSRDDEDGDDGDDTASESYLPGEDLMSLLDADIHSAHPSVIIDADAMFSEEISYFGYPSFRRSSLSRLGSSRVLLLPLERDSELLRERESVLRLRERRWLDGATFDAERGSTSREGEPSLDKKNIPVQSPVSLGEELQWWPDKDGVKFVSIGAMFSELVAVSSKGELYQWKWSDPEPYRNAQSSSVHHPRVSFLGLANEKITLLSANSIRATVATETNKVATWVDDTLSTVASKLEHSAQAFPELQGERMVSLHCCALYTCAQLESSLYWWCSGSVHQSHTQNNRGVVPFSQRKKMLEKARAKNKKPKSSAGISSIPNITVGTQVCLRNNPLYHAGAVAFSVNAGIPKVGVLLESVWNMNDSCRFQLRSPESLKNMEKTTKTQEIKTETKPELVKTEMGPPPSPASTCSDTSSIASSASLPYKRRRSTPAPKEEEKVNEEQWPLREVVFVEDVKNVPVGKVLKVDGAYVAVKFPGTSSSMNNQTTAAPTDSDPSSLLQDCRLLRIDELQVVKTGGTPKVPDCFQRTPKKLCIPEKAEILAVNVDSKGVHAVLKTGNWVRYCIFDLATGKAEQENNFPTSNLAFLGQSERNVAIFTAGQESPIILRDGNGTIYPMAKDCMGGIRDPDWLDLPPINSLGMGVHSLANLPSNSTIKKKAAIIIMAVEKQTLMQHVLRCDYEACRLYLVNLEQAFLLDQGGQTLRALLDHRCDGNRNILHAAVSVCFPVSNKETKEEEEAERSERNTFAERLSAVEAIANAISVVSSNSSGNRTGSSSSRGLRLREMMRRSLRAAGLGRHESGPSSSDHQDPVSPPIAPPSWVPDPPPMDPDGDIDFILAPAVGSLTTASTGTSQGPSTSTIPGPSTEPSVVESKDRKANAHLILKLMCDSVVLRPHLRELLSAKDARGMTPFMLAVSGRAYPAAITVLEAAQKMSKVGDPGIAEKEDADTVFTEMICPLGTNPDDSPLYVLCCNDTCSFTWTGAEHINQDIFECRTCGLLESLCCCTECARVCHKGHDCKLKRTSPTAYCDCWEKCKCKTLIAGQKAARLDLLYRLLTTTNLVTTPNSRGEHILLFLVQTVARQSVEHCQYRPPRIREDRNRKATNAEDSDMPDHDLEPPRFAQLALERVLQDWNALKSMIMFGSQENKDPLSASSRIAHLLPEEQVYLNQQSGTIRLDCFTHCLIVKCAPDITFIDTLLGTLVKELQNKYTPGRREEAVTVTRRFLRSVARVFVILSVEMASSKKKNNFIPQPIGKCRRVFQALHPYAVEELCNVAESLIVPVRMGIARPTAPFTLASTSIDAVQGSEELFSVEPLPPRPSPDQSSSSSQTAASYIIRNPQPRRSSQSQPTRGRDEEQDDIVSADVEEVEVVEGVAGEEDHHDDQEEQGEENAEAEGQHDEHDEDGSDMELDLLAAAETESDSESNHSNQDNASGRRSVVTAATAGSEAGASSVPAFFSEDDSQSNDSSDSDSSSSQSDDVDQETFLLDEPLERTTTASHANSAAQAPRSMQWAVRNTPSQRATGSAPSSTSTPAASSTGLIYIDPTNLRRSSAISSSAAAAAAALEASNSSSYLTSASSLARAYSIVIRQISDLMSLIPKYNQQVYTQYPAAVKLTYQDAVNLQNYVEEKLIPTWNWMVSIMDSTEAQLRYGSALSSAGDPGHPSHPLHASQHSARRERITAREEASLRTLEGRRRAATLLTARQGMMSARGDFLNYALSLMRSHNDEHSDVLPVLDVCSLKHVAYVFQALIYWIKAMNQQTTLDTPQMDRKRNREILELGLDNEDSEHENDDDTNQSSTLQDKDEDPVPAETGQNHPFFRRSDSMTFLGCIPPNPFDVPLAEAIPLADQPHLLQPNARKEDLFGRPSQGLYSSSYMATKGLADSSMDRNCLEILPTKMSYSANLKNVMSMETGQRSTGNDSLAEQALEASKPGPSPHDLAAQLKSSLLAEIGLTESDGPPLSTFRPHCSFMGMMISHDMLLGRWRLSLELFGRVFMEDVGAEPGSILTELGGFEVKESKFRREMEKLRNLQSRDLALEVDRDRDQLIQQTMRQLNTHFGRRCATTPMAVHRVKVTFKDEPGEGSGVARSFYTAIALALLSNDKLPNLDCVQSVSKGMQASNLMQRLRNRDRERERRSGGLRAGSRRDRDRDSRRQLSIDTRPFRPSSEGNPSDEPDPLPAHRQALGERLYPRVHAMQPAFASKITGMLLELSPAQLLLLLASEDSLRARVEEAMELLIAHGRENGADSILDLGLLEAPEKAQQENRKRHGSTRSVVDMELDDPDDGDDNAPLFYQPGKRGFYSPRPGKNTEARLNCFRNIGRILGLCLLQNELCPITLNRHVIKVLLGRKVNWHDFAFFDPVMYESLRQLIRHSQAGEADAVFAAMDLAFAIDLCKEEGAGQVELLSGGVNMPVTPLNVYEYVRKYAEHRMLVVAEQPLHAMRKGLLDVLPKNALEDLTAEDFRLLVNGCGEVNVQMLISFTSFNDESGENADKLLQFKRWFWSIVEKMSMTERQDLVYFWTSSPSLPASEEGFQPMPSITIRPPDDQHLPTANTCISRLYVPLYSSKQILKQKLLLAIKTKNFGFV; from the exons GCTCCGCGAGGTCTCGGAGAAACTCAACAAGTACAGCTATAACAG TCATCCGCACCTTAGTCTGCTGGAGCAGGCCACCCTAAAACAGTGTGTTGTTGGTCCAAACCATGCCGGATTTCTCCTTGAG GATGGACGCGTGTGCAGAATCAGCTTCGCTGTCCAGCCCGACCGCCTGGAGCTCAGCAAACCGGATGGCGGcgatgt TTCAAAGTTGAGCAGTGGTTCAGGGACAGGAAGGAGCTCCAGGCCAGGCAGGACTAGTGATCCGCCCTGGTTCCTGTCTGGCTCTGACACACTGGGCAGACTGGCAGGCAACACCCTGGG GAGTCGCTGGAGCTCTGGTGTGAAcggaggcagcggaggaggcgGAAGTGGAGGTGGAGCTGGGGGAGGCGGAGCCGGGGGTGGCAGTAGTAGTGGTGGTGGCGGCAGTGGCGGCACTGGtggtggaggcggaggcggtGGCACGTCGGGGAGGTCGTCGACGGCAGCGCGTGATTCCCGCAGACAGACCAGGGTGATCCGTACAGGAAGGGACCGTGGTTCGGGCCTGCTGGGTAGTCAGCCTCAACCGGTCATACCAGCTTCGGTCATCCCTGAAGAACTTATCACTCAG GCCCAGGTAGTCCTTCAGGGCAAGTCCAGAAGTGTGATCATTAGGGAACTCCAGCGGACCAACCTTGATGTCAACCTCGCCGTCAACAACCTGCTGAGCCGGGATGATGAAGACGGAGATGATGGAGACGACACAGCCAGCGAGTCCTATCTGCCTGGAG AGGATCTGATGTCCTTGTTGGATGCAGACATTCACTCCGCCCACCCcagtgtgattattgatgctGATGCAATGTTCTCTGAGGAAATCAGCTACTTTGGCTACCCCTCTTTTAGACGCTCCTCGCTGTCACGCCTGGGATCCTCCAGAG TTCTCCTTCTTCCCTTAGAGCGCGACTCTGAGCTGTTGCGCGAGCGCGAGTCCGTGTTGAGGTTGCGCGAGCGCCGGTGGCTGGATGGGGCCACGTTCGACGCGGAGCGAGGCTCCACCAGCCGCGAGGGCGAGCCCAGCTTGGACAAGAAGAACATTCCGGTCCAGAGCCCTGTCTCCTTGGGAGAGGAGCTCCAGTGGTGGCCTGACAAG GATGGTGTGAAGTTTGTGAGCATCGGTGCCATGTTTTCAGAGTTGGTGGCTGTCAGTTCCAAAGGAGAGCTGTATCAGTGGAAGTGGAGCGACCCTGAACCCTACAGGAATGCTCAG AGTTCTTCCGTTCACCACCCGCGGGTGTCTTTCCTGGGCTTGGCCAATGAGAAGATCACCCTATTGTCTGCCAATAGCATCAGAGCCACTGTAGCCACAGAAACCAACAAG gtggCAACCTGGGTGGACGACACACTGAGCACAGTGGCTTCTAAGCTGGAGCACAGTGCTCAGGCATTCCCTGAGCTGCAGGGGGAACGTATGGTGTCGCTGCACTGCTGCGCGCTCTACACATGTGCTCAGTTGGAGAGTAGCCTCTACTGGTG GTGTAGCGGGAGTGTTCATCAAAGTCACACGCAAAACAATAG GGGTGTTGTGCCTTTTAGTCAACGGAAGAAGATGCTTGAAAAGGCCAGAGCCAAGAACAAAAAGCCTAAGTCCAGCGCTGGCATCTCCTCGATACCAAACATCACCGTGGGAACACAG GTGTGCTTGAGGAATAACCCCCTCTACCACGCCGGCGCCGTGGCCTTCTCTGTCAATGCTGGGATTCCCAAAGTGGGCGTCCTGTTGGAGTCCGTCTGGAACATGAACGACAGTTGCCGGTTCCAGCTGCGCTCACCAGAGAGCCTCAAGAACATGGAGAAGACCACGAAGACCCAGGAAATCAA GACGGAGACCAAGCCAGAGCTGGTGAAGACTGAGATgggtcctcctccctccccggcATCTACCTGCAGTGATACCTCCTCCATAGCTAGCAGTGCCTCGCTGCCCTACA AGCGAAGGCGTTCCACCCCAGCTcccaaagaggaggagaaggtgaacGAGGAGCAGTGGCCGCTCAGAGAGGTGGTGTTTGTGGAGGACGTTAAAAATGTTCCTGTGGGAAAG GTACTTAAAGTGGATGGCGCGTATGTAGCTGTGAAGTTTCCAGGGACATCCAGTAGCATGAATAACCAGACCACTGCTGCTCCCACCGACTCTGACCCATCATCCCTGTTGCAGGACTGCAGGCTCTTGAGAATAGATGAGCTACAG gTGGTCAAAACTGGTGGGACTCCTAAAGTTCCCGATTGTTTTCAGCGCACACCTAAAAAGCTTTGTATCCCAGAAAAAGCTGAGATTCTGGCTGTGAATGTTGACTCCAAAG GAGTTCACGCAGTGCTAAAAACCGGTAACTGGGTGAGGTACTGTATCTTTGACCTGGCCACAGGCAAAGCCGAACAGGAGAATAATTTCCCCACCAGCAACTTGGCCTTCCTGGGCCAGAGTGAGCGCAATGTTGCCATTTTTACTGCAGGACAG GAATCTCCCATCATCCTTCGAGATGGAAACGGTACAATCTACCCTATGGCTAAAGATTGCATGGGTGGAATTCGAGATCCTGATTGGTTGGACCTGCCTCCTATAAACAGCCTGGGAATGGGAGTGCACTCTCTTGCCAACCTCCCCTCTAACTctacaattaaaaagaaagctgctattattattatggctGTCGAG AAACAGACTCTGATGCAGCACGTTCTGCGTTGTGACTACGAGGCGTGCCGGCTGTACCTGGTGAACCTTGAGCAGGCTTTCCTGTTGGATCAGGGCGGCCAGACCCTCCGAGCCCTTTTGGATCATCGCTGCGATGGGAACCGCAACATCCTTCACGCGGCCGTCTCTGTGTGCTTCCCTGTTAGCAACAAGGAGaccaaagaggaggaag AAGCTGAAAGGTCGGAGAGAAACACATTTGCAGAGCGTCTATCTGCTGTGGAGGCAATTGCCAACGCCATCTCCGTGGTCTCAAGCAACAGTTCTGGGAATCGGACGGGCTCTTCCAGCAGCAGAGG ACTTCGGCTGAGGGAGATGATGCGGAGGTCTCTGAGAGCTGCAGGTCTCGGTCGTCACGAGTCCGGCCCGTCATCCAGCGACCACCAAGACCCCGTTTCTCCGCCCATTGCCCCACCAAGTTGGGTCCCTGACCCTCCACCCATGGATCCTG ACGGTGACATTGACTTCATTCTAGCCCCAGCTGTGGGTTCACTCACCACCGCCTCCACTGGGACGAGCCAGGGACCCAGCACCTCCACCATCCCAG GGCCGTCCACCGAGCCATCAGTGGTTGAATCTAAAGACAGGAAGGCCAATGCCCACCTGATCCTGAAGCTGATGTGTGACAGTGTTGTTCTGAGGCCACACCTACGGGAGCTACTCTCTGCAAA GGATGCCCGTGGAATGACCCCCTTCATGCTGGCAGTCAGCGGAAGAGCTTACCCGGCAGCCATCACTGTACTGGAGGCTGCTCAGAAAATGTCCAAGG TGGGTGACCCGGGCATTGCAGAGAAGGAAGATGCAGATACTGTGTTCACGGAAATGATTTGCCCCTTGGGTACCAACCCTGATGATTCGCCCCTCTATGTTCTCTGCTGCAACGACACCTGCAGTTTCACTTGGACCGGAGCTGAGCACATTAACCAG GACATCTTTGAGTGCCGGACCTGCGGTCTGCTCGAgtccctctgctgctgcactgAGTGTGCAAGGGTGTGTCACAAAGGACATGACTGCAA GCTGAAGAGGACCTCTCCCACAGCATACTGTGACTGTTGggagaaatgtaaatgtaagacGCTGATCGCCGGCCAGAAGGCCGCCCGTCTGGATCTGCTGTACAGGTTACTCACAACCACCAACCTCGTCACAACACCCAACAGCAG GGGAGAGCATATATTGTTGTTCCTGGTGCAGACTGTTGCCAGGCAGAGTGTTGAGCACTGTCAGTACAGACCACCACGCATCAGAGAGGACAGGAATCGCAAGGCTACAAACGCAGAGG aCTCTGACATGCCAGACCACGATCTAGAACCTCCTCGCTTTGCTCAGCTGGCTCTGGAGAGGGTCCTGCAGGACTGGAATGCACTGAAGTCTATGATCATGTTTGGCTCCCAGGAGAATAAAGACCC ACTTAGTGCCAGCAGCAGAATTGCCCACCTCCTGCCTGAAGAGCAGGTCTACCTGAACCAGCAGAGTGGCACCATTCGCCTGGACTGTTTCACCCACTGCCTCATTGTCAAGTGTGCTCCTGACATCACT TTTATAGACACCTTGCTAGGTACACTAGTAAAGGAGCTGCAGAACAAGTACACTCCTGGCCGGAGAGAAGAGGCAGTCACTGTGACCAGGAGGTTCCTGCGCTCTGTCGCCCGGGTGTTTGTCATCCTCAGCGTGGAGATGGCGTCATCCAAGAAGAAAAA cAACTTCATCCCTCAGCCTATTGGAAAATGTCGGCGTGTTTTCCAAGCACTACATCCCTACGCTGTGGAGGAGCTGTGTAATGTAGCAGAGTCGCTGATTGTGCCTGTGCGAATGGGTATCGCGAGGCCGACTGCTCCGTTCACTTTGGCCAGCACCAGCATAGACGCCGTTCAGGGCAGCGAGGAGCTCTTCTCTGTGGAACCGCTGCCTCCAAGGCCTTCTCCTGACCAGTCCAGCAG CTCCAGTCAGACCGCTGCCTCTTATATCATCAGGAACCCCCAGCCTCGGCGCAGCAGCCAGTCTCAGCCTACCAGAGGAAGAGACGAAGAGCAGGATGACATTGTGTCAGCAGATGTGGAAGAG gttgAAGTTGTAGAAGGAGTAGCCGGTGAGGAAGACCATCATGATGACCAAGAGGAACAGGGAGAGGAAAATGCAGAAGCAGAAGGCCAGCATGACGAGCACGACGAAGATG GAAGCGACATGGAGCTGGATCTTCTGGCAGCGGCTGAAACGGAGAGCGACAGCGAAAGCAACCACAGCAATCAAGATAATGCCAGCGGCCGCAGGAGTGTCGTCACGGCAGCCACAGCTGGCTCAGAAGCAG GCGCCAGCAGTGTTCCGGCCTTCTTTTCAGAAGATGACTCCCAGTCCAATGACTCCAGCGACtcggacagcagcagcagtcagagCGACGACGTCGACCAGGAGACGTTCCTGTTGGATGAGCCGCTGGAAAGGACAACTACCGCCTCTCATGCCAACAGTGCGGCCCAGGCTCCCCGCTCCATGCAGTGGGCTGTTAGAAACACCCCCAGCCAGAGGGCCACAGGGAGCGCTCCCTCCAGCACGTCAACACCTGCTG cgaGCTCTACAGGCCTCATCTACATCGACCCAACTAACCTGCGTCGCTCTAGTGCCATCAGTTCCAGtgcggcggctgcggcggcaGCCCTTGAGGCCAGCAACTCGAGCAGCTATCTGACATCTGCCAGCAGCCTGGCCCGGGCCTACAGCATCGTCATAAGGCAGATCTCGGACCTCATGAGTCTAATTCCCAAGTACAACCAACAGGTCTACACACAATACCCTGCTGCTGTGAAGCTCACCTACCAGGATGCTGTGAACCTGCAA AACTATGTCGAAGAGAAGCTGATTCCAACCTGGAACTGGATGGTGTCGATCATGGACTCCACCGAGGCTCAGTTGCGATACGGCTCTGCTCTGTCATCGGCTGGAGACCCGGGTCACCCGAGTCACCCGCTCCACGCATCTCAGCACTCTGCTCGCAGGGAGCGTATAACAGCCCGGGAGGAGGCCAGCCTGCGCACCCTTGAGGGacgaag GAGAGCGGCTACCTTGCTGACGGCTCGTCAGGGCATGATGTCGGCGCGGGGCGACTTCCTGAACTACGCGTTGTCCCTCATGCGTTCCCACAACGATGAGCACTCCGATGTGCTGCCCGTGCTGGACGTGTGCTCCCTGAAACACGTGGCCTACGTTTTCCAGGCTCTTATCTACTGGATTAAAGCCATGAACCAGCAGACCACGCTAGACACCCCCCAGATGGACAGGAAGAG GAATCGAGAGATTTTGGAGCTGGGTTTGGACAATGAGGATTCTGAACATGAGAACGACGATGACACCAATCAGA GTTCAACTCTCCAGGACAAGGATGAGGATCCAGTCCCAGCTGAGACGGGTCAGAACCACCCCTTCTTCCGTCGCTCTGACTCCATGACCTTCCTGGGCTGCATCCCACCCAACCCTTTCGATGTTCCCCTGGCTGAGGCCATCCCACTGGCAGACCAGCCTCATCTCCTACAG CCTAATGCCAGGAAGGAGGATCTGTTCGGTCGGCCCTCTCAGGGCTTGTACTCGTCCTCCTACATGGCTACCAAAGGCCTGGCTGACTCAAGCATGGACAGGAACTGCCTGGAG ATCCTGCCCACAAAGATGTCTTACTCAGCCAACCTGAAGAATGTTATGAGTATGGAAACCGGCCAGCGGAGCACTGGGAACGATTCACTGGCCGAGCAGGCGCTCGAGGCTTCAAAACCGGGCCCTTCACCCCATGACCTCGCTGCCCAGCTGAAAAGCAGCCTACTTGCTGAGATTGGCCTCACTGAAAGTGATGGACCCCCCCTCTCAACATTCAG ACCTCACTGTAGTTTCATGGGGATGATGATATCACATGACATGCTGCTCGGCCGCTGGCGTCTGTCACTGGAGCTGTTTGGTCGCGTGTTCATGGAGGACGTCGGAGCCGAACCCGGAtcg ATCCTCACAGAACTAGGTGGCTTTGAGGTAAAGGAATCCAAGTTCCGTCGGGAGATGGAGAAGCTGAGGAACCTGCAGTCCCGTGACCTGGCCCTGGAGGTGGACCGCGATCGGGACCAGCTGATACAGCAGACCATGCGTCAGCTCAACACCCACTTTGGCAGGCGCTGCGCAACCACACCCATGGCTGTGCACAGAGTGAAGGTCACCTTCAAAGATGAGCCGGGGGAAGGCAGCGGTGTGGCCCGCagcttctacacggccatcgcCTTGGCCCTCCTCTCTAACGACAAGCTGCCCAATCTGGACTGTGTTCAGAGTGTCAGCAAGGGCATGCAGGCCAGCA ATCTGATGCAGCGCTTAAGAAACAGAGACCGGGAAAGGGAGCGGAGAAGCGGGGGGCTTCGAGCGGGATCTCGTCGAGACAGAGACAG AGACTCGAGGAGGCAGCTGTCCATAGACACTCGGCCTTTCAGGCCCTCGTCTGAGGGAAACCCCAGTGATGAGCCTGACCCCCTGCCTGCACACAGACAGGCCCTGGGTGAAAGGCTCTACCCACGCGTTCACGCCATGCAACCA gcgTTTGCCAGTAAAATCACTGGCATGTTGCTGGAGCTGTCCCccgcccagctgctgctgctgctcgctaGTGAGGACTCTCTCCGAGCCAGGGTGGAGGAGGCCATGGAGCTTCTCATTGCACATGGAAG GGAAAATGGAGCCGACAGCATATTGGACTTGGGTCTTTTGGAGGCTCCAGAGAAAGCACAA CAGGAAAACCGTAAGCGTCATGGTTCAACGCGCAGTGTGGTTGACATGGAGCTGGATGACCCAGACGATGGGGACGACAACGCCCCTCTCTTCTACCAGCCTGGCAAAAGAGGTTTTTACTCCCCTCGGCCCGGGAAGAACACGGAAGCCCGGTTGAACTGCTTCCGTAACATTGGCAG AATATTGGGCTTATGTCTGCTTCAAAATGAACTCTGTCCAATCACATTGAACAGACATGTCATCAAAGTGCTGCTTGGGAGGAAG GTGAACTGGCATGACTTTGCATTCTTTGACCCGGTCATGTATGAGAGCCTGCGGCAGCTGATCCGCCATTCTCAGGCCGGCGAAGCAGATGCAGTGTTTGCTGCTATGGACCTCGCCTTTGCCATTGACCTCTGCAAAGAGGAAGGAGCTGGACAG GTGGAGCTTCTGTCCGGTGGGGTCAACATGCCAGTGACCCCTCTGAACGTGTACGAGTACGTGAGGAAGTATGCCGAGCACAGAATGCTGGTTGTGGCCGAGCAGCCTCTTCAT GCAATGAGGAAGGGTTTGCTGGATGTACTTCCCAAAAACGCCCTGGAGGACCTGACTGCAGAGGACTTCCGGCTGCTGGTAAACGGCTGTGGAGAAGTCAATGTCCAGATGCTCATTAGCTTCACCTCCTTCAATGATGAATCTG GGGAAAATGCAGACAAACTACTGCAGTTTAAACGCTGGTTTTGGTCCATAGTGGAAAAGATGAGCATGACTGAGAGGCAAGATTTG GTATACTTCTGGACCTCCAGCCCGTCCCTGCCAGCCAGCGAGGAGGGCTTCCAGCCAATGCCCTCCATCACCATCCGGCCTCCAGACGACCAGCACCTCCCCACAGCCAACACCTGCATCTCACGTCTCTACGTGCCACTATATTCTTCAAAACAGATACTCAAACAGAAACTCCTGCTAGCCATTAAGACCAAAAACTTTGGTTTTGTGTAG